A window of the Torulaspora globosa chromosome 6, complete sequence genome harbors these coding sequences:
- a CDS encoding uncharacterized protein (Ty like retrotransposon), which yields MPFGLVNAPSTFSRYMADIFRDLPFVLVYLDDILVMSTTTMEHISHLDTVLSRLKDHQLIAKEKKCQFLQKELKFLGYQIAERCIRPIKDKCEAINALPLCKTIKETQRFLGMINYYRRFIPRCSTVARPLIELIAKKTPWPTEQTKAFNGLKRALVSAPLLVPFSPEREYRLTTDASKLGLGAVLEELINNRVAGVVGYFSKSLQGAQNNYPAGELELLGIIESLRHFKYLLHGKRFKLRTDHISLLALKNRSEPSMRLARWLDHGLFGGHYGDTITYEKVASKFYWPKMLATIRRYVKSCIQCQIMKNSAHKSQGLLMPLPVPEGRWLDIAMDFATDLPRTRSGYDMIMVMVCRFSKRAHFIPCAKTLDAQV from the coding sequence ATGCCGTTTGGGTTAGTCAATGCACCATCTACCTTCTCAAGGTATATGGCAGACATCTTCCGCGACCTTCCATTCGTTCTTGTTTACCTGGACGACATATTAGTCATGTCAACGACAACCATGGAACATATCAGCCACCTAGATACAGTTCTAAGCAGGCTCAAAGACCACCAATTGATagccaaagagaaaaagTGTCAATTCCTACAGAAGGAGCTTAAATTCCTTGGGTACCAGATAGCTGAGCGCTGTATTCGGCCGATCAAAGATAAATGTGAGGCCATCAACGCCTTACCGCTATGCAAGACCATAAAGGAGACCCAGAGATTCTTAGGAATGATCAACTATTATCGACGGTTTATTCCCAGGTGCTCAACCGTTGCGCGCCCATTGATCGAGCTTATAGCAAAGAAAACACCTTGGCCTACGGAACAGACGAAAGCCTTCAACGGCTTGAAACGGGCTTTAGTCTCTGCCCCATTACTAGTACCCTTCAGTCCCGAGCGTGAATACCGACTAACAACGGATGCCAGCAAGTTAGGACTCGGAGCAGTACTAGAGGAGCTAATCAACAACCGAGTAGCGGGCGTAGTAGGCTACTTCTCGAAATCTTTGCAAGGGGCTCAAAATAACTACCCGGCTGGAGAGTTAGAACTACTGGGTATCATTGAAAGTCTCCGCCATTTCAAGTACTTGCTGCATGGTAAGCGATTCAAACTAAGGACAGATCACATCTCCCTACtagctttgaaaaacaGAAGCGAACCATCGATGCGGCTAGCCAGATGGCTAGACCACGGACTTTTTGGTGGCCACTACGGGGACACAATCACATATGAGAAAGTAGCCTCGAAATTCTACTGGCCCAAAATGCTGGCCACAATCCGAAGGTATGTCAAAAGCTGTATTCAATGCCAAATTATGAAGAATTCAGCCCATAAATCCCAAGGACTGTTGATGCCGTTACCAGTCCCAGAAGGACGATGGCTAGATATCGCAATGGATTTTGCGACGGATCTACCGCGGACACGGTCGGGATATGACATGATCATGGTGATGGTCTGCCGGTTTTCAAAGAGGGCGCATTTTATTCCCTGCGCCAAAACTTTGGACGCTCAAGTGTGA
- the OPT1 gene encoding oligopeptide transporter OPT1 has translation MGKVEDVSANEECVVIATVADSNSSKFSGIETGVVSQVVGNLEKEGIEAVEVSLSEREEAGLDDVDVAEYVIDDTVWEGDPSQMANSPYPDVRDAVPVGDDPGIVLNHWRTWFLTTVFVVVFAGVNQFFSLRYPTLEISFLVAQVVCFPIGKALALLPDWKCKRCSFFNLNPGPFTKKEHAVVTIAVALTSSTAYACYILNAQVSFYHMNLNAGYQLLLVWTSQMIGYGAAGLTRRWIVNPASCIWPQTLISVSMFDSLHSRSVEKTIANGWRISRYRLFFYVLIGSFLWYWVPGFLFKGLSYFNIVLWGPKTRHNFVVNALFGVNSGIGLLPLSFDYTQVSQAMSGSVFATPFWVSANTYAAVGLFFMIILPILYFTNTWYAKYMPVISGSTFDNTQSKYNVQKILNPDFSINLEKYKSYSPMFVPFSYLLNYALNFAAVVAVFVHCFLYHGKDIVRRLKDENFGGMDIHRRIYTQNYKDCPDWWYIVLQVITLGLGFATVCGFDTHFPPWAFVIALLISFANFVPQGILEAITNQHVGLNIITELICGYMLPLKPMANLLFKLYGFIVMRQGLNLSRDLKLALYMKVPPRLIFAIQIYATIISGMVNVGVQEWMRFNIKGFCDSDQPDGFICANGRTVFNASIIWSLPQYLFSPGRIYNPLMWFFLIGLVSPIIIFFLQKRLPKVNFLKYIHTPVFFTGSNSIPPSTPYNYSLFFGMSFVLFTIRRRWPAWFSKYNFVTGAGVEAGVAIAVVIIFLCVQYPGGNLAWWGNSVYKNTYDFESRKFYTLAKGETFGYDKWW, from the coding sequence ATGGGGAAAGTGGAGGACGTCTCAGCAAATGAAGAATGTGTCGTTATAGCGACTGTTGCTGATAGCAATTCATCCAAGTTTAGCGGGATTGAGACGGGAGTCGTATCTCAAGTTGTAGGGAatctggagaaggaggGGATAGAGGCTGTCGAGGTCAGCCTCAGCGAGCGGGAGGAAGCAGGGCTCGATGATGTGGACGTTGCTGAATATGTTATCGATGACACAGTATGGGAAGGAGATCCAAGTCAGATGGCCAACTCGCCATACCCGGATGTGAGAGATGCGGTACCGGTCGGAGATGACCCCGGCATAGTTTTAAACCACTGGAGGACGTGGTTTTTGACAACGGTGTTTGTTGTGGTGTTTGCGGGTGTGAATCAgtttttttctttgaggTATCCGACTCTGGAGATCAGTTTTCTAGTGGCGCAGGTAGTGTGCTTCCCTATAGGTAAGGCGCTAGCCTTACTGCCAGATTGGAAGTGTAAGAGGTGctcatttttcaacttgAACCCAGGGCCTTTCaccaagaaagagcatGCGGTTGTGACGATTGCTGTTGCGTTGACGTCTTCGACCGCTTATGCTTGTTATATCTTGAATGCGCAAGTGAGTTTTTATCACATGAATTTGAACGCTGGCTACCAGCTGTTGCTGGTATGGACTTCCCAGATGATAGGCTACGGCGCCGCAGGCTTGACGAGAAGATGGATCGTTAACCCTGCAAGCTGCATATGGCCGCAGACTCTGATTTCGGTGTCGATGTTCGATTCTCTTCACTCTAGATCTGTCGAGAAGACAATTGCGAACGGCTGGAGAATTTCGCGCTACAGGCTGTTTTTCTACGTTTTGATTGGAAGTTTCCTATGGTACTGGGTCCCAGGCTTCTTGTTTAAGGGTCTGTCATACTTCAACATAGTGCTTTGGGGCCCTAAAACTAGGCACAATTTTGTCGTCAATGCCCTTTTCGGTGTTAACAGTGGTATTGGGCTGCTTCCGCTGAGCTTCGATTACACTCAAGTCTCTCAAGCTATGTCGGGATCAGTGTTTGCTACTCCGTTCTGGGTATCCGCTAACACGTATGCAGCTGTTGGGCTTTTCTTTATGATCATTTTACCAATTTTGTATTTTACCAATACCTGGTATGCAAAGTACATGCCTGTCATATCAGGTTCCACTTTCGACAACACGCAATCGAAATACAACGTGCAAAAGATTTTGAACCCTGATTTTTCGATCAACCTTGAAAAATACAAGAGTTATTCTCCGATGTTTGTGCCTTTTTCATACTTACTAAATTATGCTTTGAATTTTGCTGCCGTGGTGGCCGTCTTCGTTCACTGCTTTCTTTATCATGGTAAAGATATCGTTCGCAGAttgaaagatgagaatTTTGGTGGTATGGACATTCACAGAAGAATATACACGCAAAACTACAAAGATTGCCCTGATTGGTGGTATATTGTACTGCAAGTCATAACACTCGGATTGGGTTTCGCCACTGTTTGTGGGTTTGACACGCATTTTCCACCTTGGGCTTTTGTTATTGCCTTACTGATTTCATTCGCAAACTTTGTTCCACAAGGTATATTAGAAGCTATTACGAATCAACATGTCGGACTTAACATCATAACTGAGCTGATCTGTGGTTATATGCTTCCATTGAAGCCAATGGCTAACCTTCTATTCAAGCTGTATGGTTTCATCGTTATGAGACAAGGGTTGAATTTGAGCAGAGACCTTAAACTGGCTTTGTATATGAAAGTTCCACCAAGGTTGATTTTTGCTATCCAAATCTACGCGACCATAATCTCTGGAATGGTGAACGTCGGCGTTCAGGAATGGATGAGATTCAATATCAAGGGATTCTGCGATTCTGATCAACCGGACGGGTTTATTTGTGCAAACGGCAGAACCGTTTTCAACGCTTCCATTATATGGTCATTGCCTCAGTATCTATTCAGTCCTGGAAGGATATACAACCCTCTAATGTGGTTTTTCCTGATTGGGCTTGTATCCCCAatcatcattttctttCTACAGAAAAGACTTCCCAAggtgaattttttgaagtATATCCATACACCAGTTTTTTTCACTGGTTCTAACAGCATTCCTCCAAGCACGCCATACAACTATTCACTGTTTTTTGGAATGTCCTTCGTTCTTTTTACGATTAGAAGAAGATGGCCTGCATGGTTTTCGAAGTACAATTTCGTAACAGGCGCTGGTGTTGAAGCTGGTGTTGCGATAGCAGTTGTCATCATATTTTTGTGCGTTCAATATCCCGGTGGCAATCTGGCCTGGTGGGGAAATTCCGTTTATAAAAACACCTACGATTTCGAGTCGCGGAAGTTTTATACTCTGGCGAAAGGTGAAACCTTCGGCTATGATAAATGGTGGTAA
- the LOT6 gene encoding flavin-dependent quinone reductase, with protein sequence MTVFRIGVILGSTRSTRLSPRIAQYVIDRVRSSEWDISFTLSLIDLKEWDLPLMDEPKVPALVTKTEDYESEVARKWSREISSYDGFIFVTPQYNWGYPACLKNAIDYLFNEWKGKPAMLVSYGGHGGHKCYNQLRQVLEGLDMEVTERGVLVPYPTKKEVMYGIPADFHFDQLPEIRETIETAFENLLNLLKKN encoded by the coding sequence ATGACTGTTTTTAGGATTGGTGTAATCCTCGGCTCTACCAGAAGTACAAGGCTCAGCCCAAGAATAGCTCAGTATGTAATCGATAGAGTCAGATCCAGTGAGTGGGATATTTCCTTTACTCTGTCCCTAATTGACCTGAAAGAGTGGGATCTTCCCCTCATGGACGAGCCTAAAGTCCCTGCCTTGGTAACCAAGACTGAGGACTATGAAAGCGAAGTAGCGAGAAAATGGAGCAGAGAAATTTCTAGTTATGATGGCTTCATTTTTGTCACTCCTCAATATAACTGGGGCTATCCTGCCTGCCTGAAAAACGCGATTGATTATCTCTTCAATGAGTGGAAAGGAAAGCCTGCTATGTTGGTTAGCTATGGTGGCCACGGTGGTCACAAGTGTTACAACCAGCTAAGGCAGGTTCTGGAAGGATTGGATATGGAGGTGACTGAAAGAGGCGTACTAGTCCCTTATCCAACCAAGAAGGAGGTCATGTATGGAATCCCCGCTGATTTTCATTTTGATCAGCTTCCGGAGATCCGTGAGACTATAGAAACGGCTTTCGAAAATCTTTTAAATTTACTCAAGAAGAATTAA
- a CDS encoding uncharacterized protein (Ty like retrotransposon), translating into MKILFDSGSPTSFLHSDMVKILNLRTNQTPPFRFRGFIPTDSSTTTQAVSLTFPVEDLQITVAAYVLESMDYRMLIGNPILHRYPKLLSIILTSTPNRTLLHHRLK; encoded by the coding sequence ATGAAAATATTGTTCGATAGTGGGTCGCCCACTTCGTTCCTCCATTCGGATATGGTGAAGATACTAAACCTGAGGACAAACCAGACCCCACCATTCCGATTCAGAGGGTTCATCCCTACCGATTCATCAACGACAACGCAAGCCGTAAGTCTAACCTTCCCAGTAGAAGACTTACAGATCACAGTAGCGGCGTATGTCCTGGAGAGTATGGACTACCGAATGCTAATTGGCAATCCTATCCTCCACCGCTACCCGAAACTTTTGTCAATAATATTAACATCGACTCCGAATCGCACTTTGTTGCATCACCGTTTGAAGTAA